The following proteins come from a genomic window of Bradyrhizobium paxllaeri:
- a CDS encoding sulfurtransferase — protein sequence MSGHNGLISTAELADILDRPNLRLFDCTTYLEPAPEGSSQPYLTVPGRHTFEAGHIPGADFLDLQGEFSDATTELRFMMPDVAQLEAAFGRHGVSNDSCVVLYSLGTPMWATRFWWMLTSLGFENVSVLDGGLDKWKFEGRPLDTGPAKGYKPATFIAEPKDGFFVDKHETLAATSEHGTVVVNALGPQFHRGLEPSRYGRPGRVPGSCNVSAATLLDPKTKAFVPLAEAEAKFKAQGITKDKRVVAYCGGGISATVDLFLLHRLGYDNLTLYDGSMGEWAKDASLPIETG from the coding sequence ATGTCGGGGCATAACGGGCTCATCTCGACGGCGGAACTCGCTGATATCCTGGACCGGCCGAATTTGCGCCTGTTCGACTGCACCACCTATCTCGAACCCGCGCCCGAAGGCTCCAGCCAGCCCTATCTCACCGTCCCCGGGCGGCACACCTTCGAAGCCGGGCACATTCCCGGTGCGGACTTTCTCGATCTGCAGGGCGAATTTTCCGACGCCACTACCGAGCTTCGCTTCATGATGCCTGACGTGGCGCAGCTTGAGGCCGCGTTCGGCCGTCACGGCGTATCCAATGACAGCTGCGTGGTGCTGTACAGCCTCGGCACCCCGATGTGGGCGACGCGGTTCTGGTGGATGCTCACATCGCTGGGCTTCGAGAACGTATCTGTGCTCGACGGCGGCCTCGACAAATGGAAATTCGAGGGACGTCCGCTCGATACGGGGCCTGCGAAGGGATATAAGCCGGCGACGTTCATCGCCGAACCGAAGGACGGATTTTTCGTCGACAAGCACGAAACGCTTGCCGCAACGTCCGAGCATGGCACCGTCGTCGTCAACGCCCTCGGCCCGCAGTTTCACAGGGGATTGGAGCCCAGCCGCTACGGCCGGCCCGGCCGCGTGCCCGGCAGTTGCAACGTCTCGGCCGCGACGCTGCTCGATCCCAAAACCAAGGCCTTCGTGCCGCTCGCCGAGGCTGAAGCCAAATTCAAGGCGCAGGGGATCACGAAAGACAAGCGTGTGGTCGCCTATTGCGGCGGCGGCATCTCGGCGACGGTCGATCTGTTTCTGCTGCACCGGCTTGGCTACGACAACCTCACCCTCTACGACGGCTCGATGGGCGAATGGGCCAAGGATGCGTCGCTGCCGATCGAGACGGGGTAG
- a CDS encoding DMT family transporter, producing the protein MSSKPLEPSTGRALTPGAIALMLMLCLSWGFNQIAVKLALPDVPPMMQALIRSAGALPVMLFAGWLRGVKFFERDGSLWPGLLAGTLFGIEFVLIFTGLVFTSASRAAVFLYTAPFFVALGSYQFLGERLSMLQWSGLGLSFAGVALAIGVPQANVDAKVLLGDLLVVGGGALWGATTLIAKGTKLRNAAPEKALSYQAAVSIPILGAASLLFGEEITHMPSALSISLLAYQAIWVVGCTFVLWFALVKTYSASKLSSFTFFTPLFGVVAAYFILHDTLTIAFGVAALLVIAGLYLVNKPDPKVVPDPNVPA; encoded by the coding sequence ATGTCGTCCAAGCCATTAGAACCTTCCACCGGGCGTGCGCTCACCCCGGGCGCGATCGCCTTGATGCTGATGCTGTGCCTGAGCTGGGGGTTCAATCAGATCGCGGTCAAGCTCGCGCTGCCCGATGTGCCGCCGATGATGCAGGCGCTGATCCGTTCCGCCGGCGCTCTGCCGGTCATGCTGTTCGCCGGATGGCTGCGCGGCGTAAAATTCTTCGAGCGCGACGGCTCGCTGTGGCCCGGCCTCTTGGCCGGCACATTGTTCGGGATCGAATTCGTGCTGATCTTCACGGGGCTGGTATTCACCTCGGCGTCGCGCGCCGCCGTGTTCCTCTACACCGCGCCATTCTTCGTCGCGCTGGGCTCCTACCAGTTTCTCGGCGAGCGGTTGAGCATGCTGCAATGGAGTGGGTTGGGCCTCAGCTTTGCCGGCGTCGCGCTGGCGATCGGTGTGCCGCAGGCAAACGTCGATGCAAAAGTGCTGCTGGGCGATCTGCTGGTGGTAGGCGGCGGCGCGCTGTGGGGCGCGACCACGCTGATTGCGAAAGGCACGAAGCTTCGTAACGCCGCGCCTGAGAAGGCGCTCAGCTATCAGGCGGCTGTGTCGATTCCGATCCTCGGCGCCGCATCGCTGCTGTTCGGCGAGGAGATCACGCACATGCCGAGCGCGTTGTCGATTTCGCTCCTGGCCTATCAGGCGATCTGGGTGGTGGGATGCACCTTCGTGCTATGGTTTGCACTGGTGAAGACCTACTCGGCGAGCAAGCTCTCGTCATTTACATTCTTCACGCCGCTGTTCGGCGTCGTCGCCGCCTATTTCATCCTGCACGACACGCTGACGATCGCGTTCGGCGTCGCGGCGCTGCTGGTCATCGCAGGGCTTTATCTTGTCAACAAGCCCGATCCGAAGGTGGTGCCGGATCCGAACGTGCCGGCGTAG
- a CDS encoding Fur family transcriptional regulator, whose amino-acid sequence MTLTKPTFPAPDHDHGRCTAEAIAHAEQVCARRAQKFTPIRRQVLQALLSSHRPLGAYEVIDELAKSMPRPAPITVYRALDFLMENGLVHRIESRNAFLACAHDHDETSMVAFLICELCGSVGEIPAAPVAQSLNAAARASGFAPKLSVVEIAGTCAHCQK is encoded by the coding sequence ATGACCCTGACAAAGCCAACGTTTCCCGCGCCGGACCACGATCACGGCCGCTGCACTGCGGAAGCGATCGCCCATGCCGAGCAGGTTTGCGCGCGGCGGGCGCAGAAATTCACCCCGATCCGCCGCCAGGTGCTGCAGGCGCTGCTGTCGAGCCACCGCCCACTCGGCGCCTATGAGGTGATCGACGAACTGGCCAAATCGATGCCGCGCCCGGCGCCGATCACGGTCTACCGCGCGCTCGATTTCCTGATGGAGAACGGCCTCGTCCATCGGATCGAAAGCCGCAACGCGTTCCTCGCCTGTGCGCATGACCATGACGAGACCTCGATGGTGGCATTTTTGATCTGCGAACTCTGCGGCTCCGTCGGCGAAATTCCGGCAGCCCCCGTAGCGCAAAGCCTCAACGCGGCGGCGCGCGCGTCAGGTTTCGCCCCAAAGCTTTCCGTCGTCGAGATCGCCGGCACCTGCGCCCATTGCCAGAAATAA
- a CDS encoding MarR family winged helix-turn-helix transcriptional regulator — MRGSVDMNFLFTLGEVQRMMRAYADRQAARYGITRAQWAVLAKVERTEGLKQSELAEQMEMQPITLTRLIDKLCDNGWIERRGDENDRRVNRLYLRKAARPLLGKLAGLRSELTATALDGINPADAHRLLDQLDLIKENVRNAIQHPANEPPRKEQRYG, encoded by the coding sequence ATGCGCGGTTCGGTGGACATGAATTTCCTGTTTACGCTCGGCGAGGTGCAGCGGATGATGCGCGCCTATGCCGATCGGCAGGCCGCACGCTACGGCATCACCCGCGCGCAATGGGCGGTTCTGGCCAAGGTCGAACGGACCGAGGGCCTGAAGCAATCGGAACTCGCCGAACAGATGGAGATGCAGCCGATCACGCTGACGCGGCTGATCGACAAGCTCTGCGACAATGGCTGGATCGAGCGCCGCGGCGACGAGAACGACCGCCGCGTCAACCGCCTCTATCTGCGCAAGGCCGCGCGCCCGCTGCTCGGCAAGCTTGCCGGACTGCGCTCCGAACTGACGGCGACCGCGCTCGACGGCATCAACCCCGCCGATGCGCACCGCCTGCTCGACCAACTCGACCTGATCAAGGAGAACGTCCGCAACGCGATCCAGCATCCTGCGAACGAACCTCCGCGAAAGGAGCAGCGTTATGGCTGA